The following coding sequences lie in one candidate division WOR-3 bacterium genomic window:
- a CDS encoding NADH-quinone oxidoreductase subunit A, with translation MIFLFLVFFIFFITELFSSTIKNKILGYREASREKLEPYESGMLYKDTPYKRYGIRVFPFLLLFLLFDIEAVLLFPFIFEAKKFRIFATIELILFLFILFMGYFYILRKRGLDL, from the coding sequence TTGATCTTCTTATTCCTTGTATTTTTTATATTTTTTATTACAGAGCTTTTCTCCTCAACAATTAAGAATAAAATTTTAGGGTATAGAGAAGCATCAAGAGAAAAACTTGAACCTTATGAATCAGGAATGCTGTATAAAGATACACCTTATAAAAGGTATGGTATAAGAGTTTTCCCCTTTTTACTTTTATTTTTACTTTTTGATATAGAGGCAGTTCTTTTATTTCCTTTTATATTTGAAGCAAAAAAATTTAGAATTTTTGCCACAATAGAATTAATTTTGTTTCTCTTTATTCTTTTTATGGGATATTTTTATATACTTAGAAAAAGGGGGCTCGATTTATAA
- a CDS encoding arginase family protein — MKFFGKDKKNAKILIKGVPFEFISPSGGCALSPYFLRYCSEHIETKSFYFNKECEDFEDKGDISCFGIEFVEAIDLIERESREILESGKMVLFIGGDHTISYPIFKSVKNLYPDVKLLIFDAHTDFRDLFMDSKLNHATWLKRLYEENFIREDEVFLYGIRENFPETPFKILKKEELLELKGNFYLSFDLDVFKPEFFSSVTNPVPGGLSFEEVMEILNRIKNYIVSADFVEFNPLRGDPLISGTIFATLIREFIVLNSF; from the coding sequence ATGAAATTTTTTGGTAAGGATAAAAAGAATGCTAAAATTTTAATTAAGGGTGTTCCCTTTGAATTTATATCACCTTCAGGTGGATGTGCTCTTTCACCTTATTTTTTAAGATACTGTTCAGAGCATATAGAAACAAAAAGTTTTTATTTTAATAAGGAATGTGAAGATTTTGAAGATAAGGGGGATATTTCCTGTTTTGGAATTGAATTTGTTGAGGCGATTGATTTGATAGAAAGAGAATCCCGTGAAATATTAGAAAGTGGGAAAATGGTTTTATTTATAGGTGGTGATCATACTATCAGTTATCCTATCTTTAAGTCAGTTAAAAATTTATATCCTGATGTTAAGTTACTCATTTTTGATGCTCATACTGATTTCAGGGATTTATTTATGGATTCTAAACTGAATCATGCTACCTGGTTAAAAAGGCTTTATGAGGAAAATTTTATTAGGGAAGATGAAGTATTTTTATATGGAATAAGGGAAAATTTTCCTGAAACCCCCTTTAAGATTTTAAAAAAGGAGGAACTTTTAGAACTTAAAGGAAACTTTTATCTTTCCTTCGATTTAGATGTTTTTAAACCTGAATTTTTCTCTTCTGTTACAAATCCTGTTCCAGGTGGTTTGAGTTTTGAGGAAGTTATGGAAATTTTAAATAGAATAAAAAATTACATAGTTTCTGCTGATTTTGTAGAATTTAATCCTTTGAGAGGAGATCCACTTATTTCAGGAACTATTTTTGCAACATTAATTCGTGAGTTTATTGTTTTAAATTCCTTTTAA
- a CDS encoding tetratricopeptide repeat protein: MKIKKKKKLTKKELKKDPFIEFVNNIYEKLKEKPREYIGSILLIIAVIFLIFILRTGEVGDFPMARQMWFQAVSLMQAQRINEAIQVFQDISIRFPDSPEGKKAIFYLANFAFLQGDYITAKARYESYLSKKQSDPLLEASANEALSIIDFNMGNIEGGKKRLKEAIRKTPYKTFKSYFAYRFVKLLINKELYKEAYEILNEYKDEISQEFKADFVRFESFLKGVLEL, encoded by the coding sequence ATGAAAATAAAAAAGAAGAAAAAACTGACAAAAAAGGAATTAAAAAAGGACCCCTTTATAGAATTTGTTAATAATATTTATGAAAAGCTTAAAGAAAAGCCGAGGGAGTATATTGGTTCTATTTTGTTAATAATAGCAGTAATCTTTTTAATTTTTATATTAAGAACAGGAGAGGTAGGGGATTTTCCAATGGCAAGGCAGATGTGGTTTCAGGCAGTATCCCTTATGCAAGCACAAAGAATTAATGAAGCAATTCAGGTTTTTCAGGATATTTCAATAAGATTTCCTGATTCACCTGAAGGTAAAAAGGCGATCTTTTATCTTGCTAATTTTGCCTTTTTACAGGGTGATTATATAACTGCAAAAGCAAGATATGAAAGTTATCTTTCAAAAAAACAAAGTGATCCACTTCTTGAGGCATCAGCAAATGAGGCTCTTAGTATTATAGATTTTAATATGGGTAATATTGAAGGAGGTAAAAAAAGATTAAAAGAGGCTATAAGAAAAACCCCTTATAAAACCTTTAAGAGTTACTTTGCTTATAGATTTGTTAAATTGCTTATTAATAAGGAATTATATAAGGAAGCCTATGAAATTCTTAATGAATATAAGGATGAAATTTCTCAAGAATTTAAAGCTGACTTTGTTAGATTTGAAAGTTTTCTTAAAGGTGTTCTAGAATTGTAA
- the acnA gene encoding aconitate hydratase AcnA, with the protein MKGIKEILKEININSKKYYIFSLKKASKKFGIDIQKLPFSIRILLENILRNYEKDNNLDKLLEIFKNWDGKIREKIEIPFYPARVILQDFTGVPAIVDLASMRNAMKKLGGDPKKVNPKIPSHLVIDHSVQVDYFGTKFALNLNIEKEFERNKERYKLLKWAQNSFENLKVIPPGKGIIHQVNLEYLSEVVSVRKYKNKKILIPDTLIGTDSHTTMINGIGVLGWGVGGIEAEACMLGEPIYMVFPEVIGVRLKGKLKEGVTPTDLVLYITQKLREKKVVDKFVEYFGEALKTLTVQDRATISNMSPEYGATIGFFPVDEKTFIYLYETGRDEKIIERVKKYTKENLLFYTYKEEPIYTDVIEINLEDVLPSVSGPKRPQDRINLFELKNKVKEYLEKDYKVKLPEECVSRLESEGGPHPQVRGEELRVYEIKKENIHFELKDGSIVIAAITSCTNTSNPFVLFSAGILAKKAVERGLKVKPYVKTSFAPGSLVVKEYLEKGGLLTYLEALGFFIVGYGCTTCIGNSGPLVPGVERIIKEKNLVVTSVLSGNRNFEARVHPLVKMNFLASPPLVVAFAIKGDILFNPYKEPLGLDPNDNPVYLKDIWPSEEEVFDYMKKFLSREYYKKVYSEIYKGNELWEKLESPKGTLFEFEEDSTYIREAPFFEDFKPTPSPIKDIKNARVLLLLGDSITTDHISPAGKIPEDSPAGKYLISKGVKREEFNTFGARRGNHEVMIRGTFGNVRLKNKLIPDREGFWTIKFPEKEVLTIYDAAMKYMEEGVPLIVIAGKEYGSGSSRDWAAKGTKLLSIKAIIAESFERIHRQNLIQMGVIPIQFEEGQNASTLNLTGEEIYFIEGLEEDLKPNKKVKIKAKKDDREIVFNGILRIDTWKEIEYLKYGGILPYVLKNFLKGE; encoded by the coding sequence ATGAAAGGTATAAAAGAAATTTTAAAGGAAATAAATATAAATTCTAAAAAATATTACATTTTTTCTCTTAAAAAAGCATCAAAAAAATTTGGAATAGATATCCAGAAACTCCCATTTTCTATCAGAATACTCCTTGAAAACATACTTAGAAATTATGAAAAAGATAACAATTTAGATAAATTATTAGAGATTTTCAAAAACTGGGACGGGAAAATAAGGGAAAAAATAGAAATACCTTTTTATCCTGCAAGAGTTATTTTACAGGATTTCACAGGGGTTCCAGCAATAGTTGATCTTGCCTCAATGAGAAATGCAATGAAAAAACTGGGAGGGGATCCGAAAAAAGTAAATCCTAAAATTCCTTCACACCTTGTAATTGATCACTCAGTTCAAGTTGATTATTTCGGAACAAAATTTGCTCTTAATTTAAATATAGAAAAAGAATTTGAAAGAAACAAAGAGAGATATAAACTTTTAAAATGGGCTCAGAACTCTTTTGAAAATTTAAAAGTTATTCCTCCTGGAAAGGGAATTATTCACCAGGTTAACCTGGAATACCTTTCAGAAGTTGTAAGTGTAAGAAAATATAAGAACAAAAAAATTCTTATTCCTGATACCTTAATCGGAACAGATTCCCATACAACAATGATAAATGGAATTGGTGTTCTTGGTTGGGGTGTTGGAGGAATTGAAGCTGAGGCTTGTATGCTGGGTGAACCTATATATATGGTTTTCCCTGAAGTGATAGGAGTTAGGTTAAAGGGAAAACTTAAGGAAGGAGTAACTCCAACAGATCTTGTTCTATATATAACCCAAAAACTCAGGGAAAAGAAAGTTGTTGATAAATTTGTTGAATATTTTGGAGAAGCGCTAAAAACTTTAACAGTTCAGGATAGAGCAACAATTTCAAATATGAGTCCTGAATATGGTGCCACAATAGGATTTTTCCCTGTTGATGAAAAAACCTTCATCTATCTATATGAAACAGGAAGAGATGAAAAAATTATTGAAAGAGTTAAAAAATACACCAAAGAGAATCTTCTATTTTATACATATAAAGAAGAACCAATTTATACGGATGTAATTGAAATAAATTTAGAAGATGTTCTTCCTTCAGTATCAGGACCTAAAAGACCCCAGGATAGAATAAACCTTTTTGAATTAAAAAATAAAGTAAAAGAATACCTTGAAAAAGATTATAAAGTAAAACTTCCTGAAGAATGTGTCTCTAGACTTGAATCAGAAGGAGGACCTCATCCACAGGTAAGAGGTGAAGAATTAAGAGTTTATGAAATTAAAAAGGAAAATATACATTTTGAACTCAAGGATGGTTCAATTGTAATTGCAGCAATAACAAGTTGCACAAATACAAGTAACCCCTTTGTTTTATTTTCAGCAGGAATTCTTGCTAAAAAGGCAGTTGAAAGGGGTCTTAAAGTTAAACCATATGTTAAAACTTCCTTTGCACCAGGTTCCTTAGTAGTAAAAGAATACCTTGAAAAGGGGGGACTTTTAACTTATCTTGAAGCCCTCGGTTTCTTTATAGTAGGCTACGGTTGCACTACATGTATAGGAAATTCAGGTCCCCTTGTTCCTGGTGTTGAAAGGATAATAAAAGAGAAAAATCTTGTTGTTACCTCAGTATTATCAGGGAACAGAAACTTTGAGGCAAGAGTTCATCCTCTTGTTAAAATGAATTTTTTAGCAAGTCCCCCTCTTGTTGTTGCTTTTGCTATAAAGGGTGATATCCTTTTCAATCCTTACAAAGAGCCATTAGGACTTGATCCAAATGATAACCCTGTATATTTGAAAGATATATGGCCTTCAGAGGAAGAGGTATTTGATTATATGAAAAAGTTCCTTTCAAGAGAATACTATAAAAAAGTTTATTCTGAAATTTATAAGGGGAATGAATTGTGGGAGAAACTGGAATCACCCAAAGGAACCCTTTTTGAATTTGAAGAAGATTCAACCTATATAAGGGAAGCACCATTTTTTGAAGATTTTAAACCCACTCCTTCTCCAATTAAAGATATTAAAAATGCGAGAGTTTTATTACTGCTTGGTGATTCAATAACAACAGACCATATTTCCCCTGCTGGTAAGATTCCAGAGGATTCCCCTGCTGGTAAATATTTGATTTCGAAGGGTGTAAAAAGAGAGGAATTTAATACCTTTGGAGCAAGGAGAGGTAATCATGAAGTTATGATAAGGGGAACCTTTGGAAATGTTAGGTTAAAAAATAAACTGATTCCAGATAGAGAAGGATTTTGGACTATAAAATTCCCTGAAAAAGAAGTTTTAACTATTTACGATGCTGCAATGAAATATATGGAAGAAGGGGTGCCTCTTATTGTGATTGCAGGAAAGGAATATGGAAGTGGTTCTTCAAGAGACTGGGCAGCAAAGGGAACAAAGCTTCTTTCCATTAAGGCAATAATAGCAGAAAGTTTTGAAAGGATTCATCGGCAGAATCTAATTCAGATGGGAGTTATTCCCATACAGTTTGAAGAAGGACAAAATGCTTCTACCTTGAACTTAACAGGTGAAGAAATCTACTTTATAGAAGGTCTTGAAGAGGATTTGAAACCAAACAAAAAGGTAAAAATAAAAGCAAAAAAGGATGACAGGGAAATAGTTTTTAATGGAATTCTGAGAATTGATACATGGAAGGAAATTGAATATTTAAAATATGGTGGAATACTCCCTTATGTTTTGAAAAATTTTCTTAAAGGTGAATGA
- a CDS encoding HEPN domain-containing protein, protein MGKIDFLKERAKEFWENALDLFQKERYNLCAFRLEQSFKLWLKYLIGKRLGNRPQIHYLVELIKELSKTYDSSEILEYLKENELFLDDLSDAYFVSRYYPKRFSKSLTEKLIKECEKFIKLTEKITKKSFLTYENIG, encoded by the coding sequence ATGGGAAAAATTGATTTTTTGAAGGAAAGAGCGAAAGAGTTCTGGGAGAATGCTTTGGATTTATTTCAAAAAGAAAGATACAATCTATGTGCTTTTAGATTAGAGCAATCCTTTAAATTATGGTTAAAGTATTTAATTGGTAAGAGATTGGGGAACCGGCCACAGATTCATTATTTAGTGGAATTAATTAAAGAACTTTCAAAAACTTATGATAGTTCAGAAATTCTTGAGTATTTAAAAGAAAATGAATTATTTCTTGATGATTTAAGTGATGCTTATTTTGTTTCCCGTTATTACCCTAAAAGATTTAGTAAAAGTTTAACAGAAAAATTGATAAAGGAATGTGAAAAATTTATCAAATTAACTGAAAAGATAACAAAGAAAAGTTTTTTGACTTATGAAAACATTGGTTGA
- a CDS encoding methylmalonyl-CoA mutase family protein, translating into MEKEKILEEKKKWEECVRKNYKDEKEKYQTISGIEIKDIYTPLDVEDLDYLRDLGFPGQYPFTRGVYGNMYRGKLWTIRQFSGFGTAKDTNERFKFLLKHGQTGLSTAFDMPTLMGYDSDNPMAQGEVGREGVAVDTLKDFEILFDGIPLDKVSTSFTINSPAAIILAMYIAVGEKQGVPSHKLRGTIQNDILKEYHAQNEWIFPPEPSIKIITDIFEFAKDHLPKFNTISISGYHIREAGSTAVQELAFTLADGFAYVEAGIRRGLNVDDFASRLSFFFNAHMDFFEEIAKYRAARRIWAREMKERYKAKDPRSMMLRFHTQTAGCSLQAQQPLVNIIRTTIEALSAVLGGTQSLHTNSYDEALQLPAELPAVIAVRTQQVIAYESGVINTIDPLAGSYFVESLTNKMEEEAYKYFDEILKMGNGSFLDGVLKGIEEGFFKREIANAAYEFQKRVESEEYIIVGVNKYVDPEEKIEVPPFKVDPELEKKQIEFLHKVKSERDNIATQNALNELGKAADRGLNLMPYIIECVKRYATEGEIIDTLKVRYGVFKEKVVV; encoded by the coding sequence ATGGAAAAGGAAAAAATTTTAGAGGAAAAGAAGAAATGGGAAGAGTGTGTAAGAAAAAATTACAAGGATGAAAAAGAAAAATATCAAACTATATCAGGAATTGAAATAAAGGATATTTATACCCCTCTTGATGTGGAAGATCTTGATTATTTGAGAGACCTTGGTTTTCCGGGTCAATATCCATTCACAAGAGGAGTTTATGGAAATATGTATAGAGGTAAGTTATGGACAATCAGACAATTTTCAGGCTTTGGAACTGCAAAGGATACAAATGAAAGGTTTAAGTTTCTTTTAAAACACGGTCAAACAGGACTTTCAACAGCCTTTGATATGCCAACTCTTATGGGTTATGATTCAGACAATCCAATGGCACAGGGTGAAGTGGGAAGAGAGGGTGTTGCTGTTGATACTCTTAAAGATTTTGAAATTCTTTTTGATGGTATTCCCCTTGATAAGGTTTCCACTTCCTTTACAATCAATTCACCAGCAGCAATTATTCTTGCAATGTATATTGCTGTCGGGGAAAAACAGGGTGTGCCTTCCCATAAATTAAGAGGAACAATTCAGAATGATATATTGAAGGAATATCACGCTCAGAACGAGTGGATTTTTCCACCTGAACCTTCCATAAAGATAATTACTGATATTTTTGAATTTGCAAAGGATCATCTTCCAAAGTTTAATACAATTTCCATATCAGGTTATCACATAAGAGAGGCTGGTTCAACAGCAGTTCAGGAACTTGCTTTTACCCTTGCAGATGGTTTTGCCTATGTAGAGGCAGGAATAAGGAGAGGTTTAAATGTTGATGATTTTGCAAGCAGGTTATCCTTTTTCTTTAATGCCCACATGGATTTCTTTGAAGAAATTGCAAAATATAGAGCAGCAAGGAGAATATGGGCAAGGGAAATGAAAGAAAGATACAAGGCAAAAGACCCAAGATCAATGATGTTAAGATTTCATACCCAGACCGCAGGATGTTCCTTACAGGCTCAGCAACCTCTTGTTAATATAATTAGGACAACAATTGAGGCTCTCTCAGCAGTTTTAGGAGGGACTCAGAGTCTCCACACAAATTCTTATGATGAAGCCTTACAGTTACCGGCAGAATTACCTGCTGTTATTGCAGTAAGAACCCAGCAGGTTATAGCTTATGAAAGTGGTGTTATAAATACGATTGACCCCTTAGCTGGAAGTTATTTTGTGGAATCTCTTACTAATAAAATGGAGGAGGAGGCTTATAAGTATTTTGATGAGATTTTAAAAATGGGTAATGGTTCTTTCCTTGATGGTGTTTTAAAAGGTATAGAGGAAGGATTTTTCAAAAGGGAAATAGCAAATGCTGCTTATGAATTTCAAAAGAGAGTTGAAAGTGAAGAATATATTATTGTTGGAGTTAATAAGTATGTTGATCCTGAAGAAAAAATAGAAGTTCCACCTTTTAAAGTGGATCCTGAACTTGAGAAAAAGCAGATTGAATTTTTGCATAAAGTAAAATCTGAAAGGGATAATATTGCCACTCAAAATGCCCTTAATGAACTTGGAAAAGCAGCTGATAGAGGTCTCAATTTAATGCCTTATATTATTGAATGTGTTAAAAGATATGCTACTGAGGGAGAAATAATTGATACTCTGAAAGTAAGATATGGAGTATTTAAAGAAAAGGTTGTTGTTTGA
- a CDS encoding nucleotidyltransferase domain-containing protein, with protein MKTLVDIDKEIWEEKRKYFENYLEYCKKIKKISEERFCSVVKGKWTPASDIDVLIISENLSENWEDNRLIRSKIKSRISLFTPFQLHLITESQYENWFKRFIREDFIEV; from the coding sequence ATGAAAACATTGGTTGATATTGATAAAGAAATATGGGAAGAAAAAAGAAAATATTTTGAAAATTATTTAGAATACTGTAAAAAAATTAAAAAAATCAGTGAAGAACGTTTTTGTTCGGTTGTAAAAGGTAAATGGACACCAGCCAGTGATATTGATGTTTTAATTATTTCAGAAAATTTATCGGAAAATTGGGAGGATAACCGTTTAATAAGATCAAAAATAAAGTCTCGTATTAGTCTTTTCACTCCTTTTCAACTTCATCTAATTACCGAATCGCAATACGAAAACTGGTTTAAAAGATTTATCAGGGAAGATTTTATTGAGGTTTAA
- a CDS encoding Mrp/NBP35 family ATP-binding protein has protein sequence MEEKIKEILEALKEVIDPELGRDIVSLNMISDIKVCDSTVSFKFTLTTPACPIKDKLKKEAEEAVRKLPWVENVIVTMDANVVSKKIQTDRKVKGIKHIVSIVSGKGGVGKSTVSINLALALKSLGARTGLLDGDVYGPTLSIMGKTKAPPLVNEEDKIVPPLYHGIPIISIGFMTNPDQAVVWRGPIVHTAYRQMLFDLEWGELDYLIVDLPPGTGDPLISITQLVELSGAILVTTPQDVSVSDVRRAGNFLKKMNVPIIAIVENMSEFICLHCGKITKLFSGKGGEILSSEFGLEDYIKIPFDPLISEYSEKGEPYYDLAPDSPSKDAFKKLAEKVASKISILTHSSFL, from the coding sequence ATGGAAGAGAAAATTAAGGAAATTTTAGAAGCTTTAAAAGAGGTTATTGACCCAGAATTGGGTAGGGATATTGTTTCTTTAAATATGATAAGTGATATTAAGGTATGTGATAGTACTGTTTCTTTTAAATTCACCCTCACAACACCAGCCTGTCCTATAAAAGATAAATTAAAAAAAGAAGCTGAAGAAGCTGTTCGAAAACTTCCTTGGGTTGAAAATGTGATTGTTACTATGGATGCAAATGTTGTTTCTAAAAAAATTCAAACTGATAGAAAAGTTAAAGGTATAAAACATATTGTAAGTATCGTAAGTGGAAAAGGTGGTGTTGGAAAATCTACTGTTTCAATTAACCTTGCTCTTGCTCTTAAAAGTTTAGGTGCAAGAACCGGTTTACTTGATGGAGATGTTTATGGTCCTACCCTTTCAATTATGGGAAAAACAAAAGCTCCTCCCCTTGTAAATGAAGAAGATAAAATTGTTCCTCCACTTTATCATGGAATTCCAATAATTTCAATAGGTTTTATGACAAATCCGGATCAAGCTGTTGTCTGGAGAGGACCTATTGTTCACACTGCTTACAGACAGATGCTCTTTGACCTTGAATGGGGTGAACTTGATTATTTAATAGTGGATTTACCACCTGGAACCGGAGATCCTTTAATTTCAATAACTCAACTTGTTGAACTTTCAGGTGCTATTCTTGTCACGACACCCCAGGATGTCTCTGTTTCTGATGTCCGAAGAGCAGGTAATTTTCTTAAAAAAATGAATGTTCCTATAATTGCAATCGTTGAAAATATGAGTGAGTTTATATGCCTTCATTGCGGTAAAATCACAAAACTTTTCAGTGGAAAGGGAGGAGAGATTCTTTCAAGTGAATTTGGTCTTGAAGATTATATAAAAATTCCATTTGATCCTTTAATTTCTGAATACTCTGAAAAAGGTGAGCCCTATTATGATTTAGCTCCTGATTCTCCCTCAAAGGATGCCTTTAAAAAACTTGCTGAAAAAGTTGCCTCAAAAATAAGCATTTTAACTCATAGCTCTTTCTTATAA
- a CDS encoding antibiotic biosynthesis monooxygenase, whose amino-acid sequence MFIAINRIFVKDEFKKEWEERFKKRKRLVERKKGFRKMEVLKPLEGNDYLVVTYWETKEDFLNWVNSEDFNEAHKDSPPSEFFLKQNEFSTYELLYESG is encoded by the coding sequence ATGTTTATAGCTATAAATAGAATTTTTGTTAAGGATGAATTCAAGAAGGAATGGGAAGAAAGGTTTAAGAAAAGAAAGAGACTTGTGGAGAGAAAGAAGGGTTTTAGAAAAATGGAAGTTTTAAAACCTCTTGAAGGGAATGATTATCTTGTAGTTACATACTGGGAAACAAAAGAAGATTTTTTAAACTGGGTTAATTCAGAGGATTTTAATGAGGCTCATAAAGATTCGCCACCTTCAGAATTTTTTTTAAAACAGAATGAATTTAGTACCTATGAATTATTATATGAAAGTGGATGA